The following proteins are co-located in the Desulfurococcus amylolyticus Z-533 genome:
- the panB gene encoding 3-methyl-2-oxobutanoate hydroxymethyltransferase, translating into MNTRVTVRDIVKMKGKEKIAMVTAYDYTMAKLVDQAGIDIILVGDSVGMVVHGLDTTIPVTMDMMLLHVSSVARARPRALVVGDMPFLSYETSIEDAVRHAGLLMKAGADAVKLEGGSELSDVVKVLVRAGIPVMGHIGLTPQRSFLIGGYRKRGVSEREREKILEDARELERAGVFSMVIEYTAADVADEVTREVSVPTICIGSGPFCDGQVLVIHDLLGLTENPPPFAKAYADLRSIIVNAVKEYVREVKNGVFPEEKHYFYSKKQ; encoded by the coding sequence TTGAATACAAGGGTAACGGTTAGAGACATAGTTAAGATGAAGGGGAAAGAGAAGATAGCAATGGTTACAGCCTACGATTATACAATGGCTAAACTGGTTGATCAAGCAGGCATAGATATAATCCTCGTCGGTGACAGCGTTGGAATGGTTGTCCATGGATTAGATACAACGATACCTGTAACAATGGATATGATGCTACTACACGTATCCAGCGTTGCAAGGGCAAGGCCCCGCGCCCTTGTGGTAGGGGACATGCCATTCCTCAGCTATGAAACCAGTATCGAGGATGCAGTGAGGCATGCAGGCCTCCTCATGAAGGCGGGCGCTGACGCCGTTAAGCTGGAGGGTGGATCCGAGTTAAGCGATGTGGTGAAAGTCCTTGTGAGAGCCGGCATACCTGTCATGGGGCACATCGGGCTGACCCCTCAGAGATCATTCCTTATAGGTGGTTATAGGAAACGTGGTGTGAGCGAGAGGGAGCGGGAGAAGATACTAGAGGATGCGAGGGAACTAGAGAGAGCCGGAGTGTTTTCAATGGTGATAGAGTATACGGCTGCTGATGTAGCCGACGAGGTAACAAGAGAGGTCAGTGTACCCACTATCTGCATTGGAAGCGGGCCTTTCTGTGATGGACAGGTATTGGTTATTCATGACCTACTGGGATTAACAGAGAATCCACCTCCATTCGCTAAAGCCTATGCCGACTTAAGAAGCATCATAGTTAACGCTGTCAAGGAATATGTTAGGGAAGTGAAGAACGGGGTTTTCCCAGAGGAAAAACACTACTTCTACTCTAAAAAACAGTAG
- a CDS encoding ABC transporter permease produces the protein MTLKPLVIREIKNFLKNPAFIASIIILVVFYASLGSIMRSGIESAVKESLSISIGIVKEEDTELVSRLISMLSQYTNGSIGIYQSLEEAVDKTGVAIVIPRGFTENATQSGSIILLKGGVKIDNLSPITGQARISMLQGIASIISDMLPAATGVLYNISIPPSRPVMVESYVRVYDKTLTANEFNSFMTMFSIIPVVIGIIVGINATYAAQATAIEKVEKAFEMLLAQPIPRRSVVIAKIIGSVTASVIMGAAYMIALLLMLVSAIPAGTALGNQSSINLVESVISIGGTGNILVSILVIILGLIYSGAIGVIIGAVVADERIAGALSTPIILLFMGVGFATIYMGMPLNMATSILSGLTITSIPLVLINASLSGQYIYAWISISIAITVSILLMVIAILVFNRDIVILGLRISLRKRE, from the coding sequence ATGACCTTGAAGCCGCTGGTTATAAGGGAGATTAAGAACTTCCTAAAGAATCCGGCTTTCATAGCATCGATAATTATACTAGTGGTGTTCTACGCGTCACTGGGAAGCATTATGAGAAGCGGCATAGAGTCAGCTGTGAAAGAGTCGTTGAGCATATCTATAGGGATAGTCAAGGAGGAGGATACCGAGCTAGTGAGCCGCCTCATATCAATGCTTTCACAATATACTAATGGTTCTATAGGTATCTACCAGAGCCTCGAAGAAGCCGTTGATAAAACTGGGGTAGCAATAGTTATACCAAGAGGGTTTACTGAGAACGCTACACAGTCAGGAAGCATTATATTGCTTAAGGGAGGGGTCAAAATAGATAATCTCTCACCGATCACAGGACAGGCAAGGATATCCATGCTACAGGGAATCGCGTCAATAATATCCGACATGCTTCCAGCGGCTACAGGCGTATTATATAATATATCCATACCGCCTAGTAGGCCGGTCATGGTTGAAAGCTATGTAAGGGTATATGATAAAACCCTCACAGCCAACGAGTTCAATAGTTTTATGACCATGTTCTCCATTATACCCGTGGTGATCGGTATAATAGTAGGTATAAATGCTACTTATGCCGCCCAGGCAACAGCTATAGAGAAAGTTGAGAAAGCCTTTGAAATGCTGCTTGCTCAACCTATTCCACGTAGAAGTGTCGTGATAGCGAAGATCATCGGCTCCGTCACTGCATCAGTGATCATGGGGGCAGCTTACATGATCGCATTACTCCTGATGCTGGTCTCAGCTATACCTGCTGGCACAGCCCTAGGTAATCAATCATCAATAAACCTAGTTGAATCAGTGATCAGTATAGGGGGAACAGGAAATATCCTGGTATCAATACTTGTAATAATCCTAGGTCTGATATATTCAGGTGCCATTGGCGTAATAATAGGCGCAGTCGTCGCTGATGAAAGGATCGCCGGTGCCCTCTCCACACCCATAATACTGTTATTCATGGGTGTAGGATTCGCAACAATCTATATGGGTATGCCGTTAAACATGGCGACATCTATCCTATCCGGTTTAACGATTACATCTATACCACTTGTATTAATTAATGCATCACTCTCAGGACAATATATCTATGCGTGGATATCTATTTCGATAGCCATAACCGTGTCAATATTGTTAATGGTAATTGCTATACTTGTATTCAACAGAGATATAGTCATACTGGGTCTGAGGATCTCGCTGAGGAAAAGAGAATAA
- a CDS encoding ABC transporter ATP-binding protein, with the protein MGVKELSFTVKPGEIYGLIGPNGSGKTTTLRIIATLLKPTSGEALVYGVNVVENPLKVRQLINYLPEEAGAYRDLTGLDFIKFMLSLRYNGREFEKAIDEAVEISDLGGNLKKPVRTYSKGMKRILALSVVLASKPKLMILDEPTSGLDVEKSIYIRELIRKYNREFNVTVLLSSHNMLEVERLCDRVGMLYKGKLIAEGTIEELKSRTGGRDLEEVFIKLKTGEGDHR; encoded by the coding sequence ATAGGAGTCAAAGAGCTCAGCTTCACTGTAAAACCAGGGGAGATATATGGGTTAATAGGCCCTAATGGAAGCGGGAAGACAACTACTCTACGCATAATAGCAACGCTTCTCAAGCCTACTTCAGGAGAGGCGCTAGTCTACGGTGTCAACGTTGTAGAGAACCCGTTGAAGGTGAGACAACTAATCAACTACCTTCCTGAAGAAGCAGGAGCATACAGGGATTTAACGGGATTAGACTTCATTAAATTCATGCTCTCCCTGAGGTATAATGGTAGAGAGTTTGAGAAAGCGATTGATGAAGCCGTGGAAATAAGTGATCTAGGGGGTAATCTAAAGAAGCCTGTGAGAACATATAGCAAGGGCATGAAGAGGATACTGGCCCTAAGCGTGGTTCTCGCCTCAAAGCCTAAGCTAATGATCCTTGATGAACCCACATCCGGCCTAGACGTGGAGAAAAGTATATACATCAGGGAATTGATCAGGAAGTATAATAGGGAGTTCAACGTAACAGTACTCTTAAGTAGCCACAACATGCTCGAAGTCGAGAGGCTATGCGATAGAGTAGGCATGCTCTACAAGGGTAAACTAATAGCGGAGGGAACTATAGAGGAGTTGAAGAGTAGGACTGGTGGGAGGGATCTAGAGGAGGTATTCATTAAGCTGAAAACAGGGGAGGGTGATCATAGATGA
- a CDS encoding alkaline phosphatase family protein, whose translation MKYKLLYLVLDGMSDRLSDPTTTLENSVKPGLDWIARNSKCGLMYTVGKGIAPESDEAVISILGYDPHEVYTGRGPLEALGAGLSINEEHEVAFRANFATIDPSTYTIIDRRVGRGLTTSEARELAKAVDGLELGIYDGYARVVATIGHRAVVVIGSRSHRLSPMVDNNDPAYRRHGMVSVAVPSPSKRVPEIKPLEDTPEARVTAELANVFFKKAVEILSKHPVNIERISKGRLPGNAILMRDAGSRVPRAVKLPEKYGCRFAVLAEMPVEIGIGRAFGAETIIMEPPTGDPARDYRVRLKAALDALRENDIVYVHLKGPDEPGHDGDLELKKKRIEEIDKYFIQPLINEIRDRYALIVTADHATPPSVKSHTDDPVPVAFYMPGIKPDNVEKFTERECSKGSLGLIQHGWMLLPRVITEFLS comes from the coding sequence GTGAAATATAAGCTACTCTATTTAGTGCTCGACGGCATGAGCGATAGATTAAGTGATCCAACTACTACATTAGAGAACAGTGTGAAACCAGGCTTGGACTGGATAGCCAGGAATAGTAAGTGTGGATTAATGTACACGGTTGGCAAGGGCATCGCACCTGAGAGCGATGAGGCAGTCATCTCTATACTTGGATACGATCCCCATGAGGTTTACACTGGCAGGGGTCCTCTAGAGGCTCTCGGGGCTGGTTTAAGCATTAATGAGGAACACGAAGTCGCGTTCAGGGCTAACTTTGCAACTATAGATCCATCCACCTACACGATCATTGATAGAAGAGTCGGCAGGGGCCTCACAACCAGTGAGGCACGTGAACTGGCTAAAGCAGTTGATGGATTAGAGCTGGGAATATACGATGGATATGCTAGAGTAGTGGCCACTATAGGGCATAGGGCAGTAGTTGTCATAGGTAGCAGGAGTCATAGGCTCTCACCAATGGTGGATAATAATGACCCGGCTTACAGGAGACACGGTATGGTCAGCGTGGCCGTGCCCTCCCCATCGAAGCGGGTGCCGGAGATAAAGCCCCTTGAGGATACCCCGGAGGCAAGGGTAACGGCTGAGTTAGCCAACGTGTTCTTTAAGAAGGCTGTTGAAATACTCTCGAAGCACCCGGTCAACATCGAGAGGATTAGCAAAGGGCGTCTACCGGGCAACGCTATACTCATGAGGGATGCTGGTAGCAGAGTGCCGAGGGCGGTTAAGCTGCCCGAGAAATACGGGTGTAGGTTTGCAGTGTTAGCCGAGATGCCTGTGGAGATCGGTATAGGTAGGGCTTTCGGTGCTGAAACCATAATCATGGAGCCTCCGACGGGGGACCCGGCTAGAGACTACAGGGTAAGGCTGAAAGCTGCTCTAGATGCTCTTAGAGAAAACGATATAGTCTACGTGCACTTGAAGGGACCTGATGAGCCTGGGCATGATGGCGACTTGGAGTTAAAGAAGAAGAGGATTGAGGAGATAGATAAGTATTTTATACAACCACTCATCAATGAGATAAGGGATAGATATGCATTAATTGTTACAGCTGATCACGCTACTCCACCAAGCGTTAAATCACATACAGATGACCCTGTACCAGTTGCATTCTACATGCCCGGTATTAAGCCCGATAACGTGGAGAAGTTTACAGAGAGGGAGTGTAGTAAAGGAAGCTTAGGGCTCATCCAGCATGGGTGGATGCTCCTGCCTAGAGTAATCACGGAATTCCTCTCATAG
- a CDS encoding pantoate kinase, whose translation MCFLKIKIPLHVSGLWIPSISSSYLETGSYGAGLNLAMYIEADIVDDRECGIYINNARVLGEQSMEICNNAGTSISVNAYSPVSLGRGFGISAGLLIAHALASYHALKYSSMKALQLAHVLEVKYLTGLGDVLSEYTGGFAIRLKPGAPGVGIAHRVVVFEKPVLIVGELSSGESTQVMLSRITSELYEVAFSYYKKLVESEDLLDFFNYSQLFTRKVFDYSVVDKILSGRKGIISYYLKKSALIIWVEKEYASEIHELLSSNGIKAFETTISDRGVMVEHPG comes from the coding sequence GTGTGTTTTTTGAAGATCAAGATACCCCTCCATGTCTCAGGCTTATGGATCCCCTCTATCTCGTCAAGTTATCTTGAGACAGGTAGCTATGGTGCTGGATTAAACCTAGCCATGTATATAGAGGCCGATATAGTTGATGATAGAGAGTGCGGCATCTACATAAATAATGCTAGGGTTTTAGGGGAACAGTCAATGGAGATATGCAATAACGCTGGTACTAGTATCTCGGTAAATGCATATTCACCCGTCTCACTGGGCAGGGGCTTCGGGATATCGGCTGGGTTACTCATAGCACATGCCCTGGCATCGTATCACGCATTAAAATATTCATCAATGAAGGCTCTTCAATTAGCACATGTCCTTGAAGTAAAATACTTAACAGGCCTCGGCGATGTGTTATCCGAGTATACAGGGGGGTTCGCTATACGCTTAAAGCCAGGGGCTCCAGGGGTGGGCATAGCCCATCGAGTCGTGGTTTTCGAGAAACCAGTACTCATTGTTGGCGAACTCTCAAGTGGTGAATCCACACAGGTGATGCTCTCCCGGATAACCAGCGAGCTATACGAGGTAGCGTTTTCATACTATAAGAAACTCGTGGAAAGCGAGGACTTACTTGACTTCTTTAACTACTCCCAGTTATTCACAAGGAAGGTATTCGATTACAGTGTAGTCGATAAAATACTGAGTGGTAGGAAGGGTATTATATCGTATTATCTTAAGAAGTCCGCCCTAATCATCTGGGTTGAAAAAGAGTATGCCAGCGAGATACACGAGTTATTAAGTAGCAACGGGATAAAGGCATTTGAGACAACGATATCTGATAGAGGTGTAATGGTTGAGCATCCCGGCTAA
- a CDS encoding 4-phosphopantoate--beta-alanine ligase has protein sequence MSIPANHPRRESLLIREKLVEGYRRNIVALEGLIAHGRGECFDYLLGEKTHGFALKAIRAAVAHLLLAKHPVISVNGNTAALVPREIVELAEVTGAKLEVNLFYRTREREEAIAKHLMEHGAREVLGVGDDASATIPELFSERRRVSPRGILIADVVFVPLEDGDRTEALRKMGKTVIAVDLNPLSRTARMASVTIVDNIVRAVPLMIKEAIQLKSMSRDKLEEIVRNYDNNRVLQEALETILERLRELSSSQLILRPY, from the coding sequence TTGAGCATCCCGGCTAACCATCCACGTAGGGAAAGTCTACTCATAAGGGAGAAACTAGTCGAAGGATATAGGAGGAATATTGTAGCGTTAGAAGGGTTGATAGCTCATGGAAGAGGTGAGTGCTTCGATTACTTACTCGGTGAGAAAACACATGGATTCGCTTTAAAAGCGATTAGAGCGGCCGTTGCACACTTACTCCTGGCCAAGCACCCCGTGATATCAGTCAACGGCAATACAGCGGCCCTGGTTCCACGTGAAATAGTGGAGTTAGCCGAGGTCACTGGGGCAAAGCTCGAGGTAAACCTCTTCTACAGAACCCGTGAAAGAGAGGAAGCCATCGCCAAACACCTCATGGAGCACGGGGCACGTGAGGTATTGGGGGTCGGGGACGATGCATCAGCCACCATACCGGAGCTATTTAGCGAGAGAAGACGCGTCAGCCCTAGAGGCATATTGATCGCCGACGTGGTATTCGTCCCCTTGGAGGACGGGGATAGAACCGAGGCATTGAGGAAGATGGGTAAAACAGTTATAGCGGTGGACCTGAACCCTCTTTCCAGGACAGCCCGTATGGCATCTGTCACAATAGTTGACAATATTGTTAGGGCAGTACCATTAATGATTAAGGAGGCTATACAGCTGAAATCAATGAGCAGGGATAAGCTGGAGGAGATAGTTAGGAACTATGATAATAATAGGGTACTCCAAGAGGCATTGGAGACCATATTGGAGAGACTCAGAGAGCTATCCTCTTCCCAACTAATTCTACGGCCATATTGA
- a CDS encoding zinc ribbon domain-containing protein yields the protein MVLEGLNGLMENVNSKNNSVRWKLARLAYRGLVYSIASKAVEYNAPIVFVDPRNTSSTCSMCGSRLGYVSRVAICTKCGLKMDRDSVGVINIWLKAVQAYAGCRGHP from the coding sequence ATTGTCTTAGAAGGCCTCAACGGGCTTATGGAAAACGTAAACAGCAAGAACAATAGCGTTAGGTGGAAGCTGGCAAGACTTGCATATAGGGGGCTAGTCTACTCTATCGCTAGCAAAGCAGTCGAATACAACGCGCCAATAGTATTCGTAGACCCCAGGAACACCTCGTCGACATGCTCGATGTGTGGGAGCAGGCTAGGGTATGTTAGCAGAGTAGCCATATGTACAAAATGTGGCTTGAAAATGGATAGAGACTCTGTGGGGGTGATAAACATCTGGCTGAAGGCTGTACAAGCGTATGCGGGGTGCCGGGGTCACCCCTGA
- the coaBC gene encoding bifunctional phosphopantothenoylcysteine decarboxylase/phosphopantothenate--cysteine ligase CoaBC, protein MAHEELARFLHQPLQGRNILLGLTASSSIYKSIDLARRLIRMGGNLRVVMTRRSLSLIGVDLVHWATGSKPFYEMSGETEHIDLAQWADAMVIAPATLNTMGKIAYGILDELLTLTATTMMGSSKKVIIVPAMNIRLMSSPQYKNAAGKLEEYGAVIIPPLIEEDKAKYPPLDDLSHCIDAIVNRGVDLKNRRILVTAGPTREYLDPVRIITNPSSGLMGVLIARELACRGARVDLVHGPMTVKPPYLVKSIHVETTSDMADKIRELTNETIYDAAVFAAAPADYKPASSSPEKISTRDKPYLEVRLEQTPKTIKSIANRPRILVAFAAETCGGEKLVEKTLLKASDYGADLVIGNNVLSSEAGFGKEMLEIVAVAEGGIMDRGTRFKPEVARIIGDFISRRLQACCGF, encoded by the coding sequence TTGGCCCATGAAGAGCTTGCAAGGTTTCTCCATCAACCCCTCCAGGGTAGGAACATACTGCTCGGCTTAACGGCTAGCTCATCAATATATAAATCAATAGACCTCGCCAGGAGACTCATACGTATGGGGGGCAATCTTAGAGTTGTAATGACGAGGAGATCGCTTTCACTCATAGGTGTGGACCTAGTTCACTGGGCTACCGGTAGTAAACCATTCTACGAGATGAGCGGGGAAACAGAGCATATAGATCTAGCACAATGGGCTGATGCAATGGTTATCGCGCCTGCAACACTGAACACTATGGGGAAGATCGCGTACGGTATACTTGATGAACTACTAACACTAACAGCCACCACGATGATGGGGTCTAGTAAGAAGGTGATAATAGTGCCAGCAATGAACATCCGCTTAATGAGCTCTCCCCAATACAAGAACGCTGCTGGAAAACTAGAGGAATATGGGGCTGTGATAATACCTCCGTTAATAGAAGAGGATAAAGCCAAGTATCCTCCCCTAGATGACTTATCCCACTGCATAGACGCCATAGTTAACAGGGGAGTAGACTTAAAGAACCGGAGGATACTAGTTACCGCGGGACCGACAAGGGAATACCTAGACCCGGTGAGGATAATAACCAATCCAAGCAGCGGATTGATGGGTGTCCTAATAGCCAGGGAACTGGCTTGCAGAGGAGCCAGGGTAGACCTGGTACACGGCCCGATGACTGTGAAACCCCCATACCTTGTTAAAAGCATCCATGTCGAGACAACGAGTGATATGGCTGATAAAATACGGGAGCTAACAAATGAGACAATATATGATGCAGCAGTATTCGCGGCTGCCCCAGCAGACTATAAACCGGCTTCTTCATCACCGGAGAAGATATCGACCAGGGATAAACCATACCTTGAGGTAAGACTGGAGCAAACCCCGAAAACCATTAAATCCATTGCCAATAGGCCAAGGATACTCGTAGCATTCGCTGCTGAAACATGTGGTGGCGAGAAGCTTGTTGAGAAAACCCTTCTGAAGGCAAGTGATTATGGAGCCGACCTCGTCATAGGTAACAACGTGTTATCGAGTGAAGCCGGTTTCGGGAAGGAGATGCTCGAGATCGTTGCAGTGGCTGAAGGAGGCATCATGGATAGAGGCACCAGGTTTAAACCCGAGGTCGCCAGGATAATAGGAGACTTTATATCGAGGAGACTTCAAGCCTGTTGTGGGTTCTAA
- the rimI gene encoding ribosomal protein S18-alanine N-acetyltransferase encodes MSTVTSYSVDEIFNLAVKKLSMEAPGYRVRNATSDDITRVIEINMVSLPEHYPRSFFEELYEEYGKAFYVAEAPNGEVVGYIMTRVEWKPGFFHRFIARSGHVVSIAVLKEHRGRSLGYALMAYAMKSMYYDYKCNETYLEVRVSNNPAISLYEKLGYRKVKVEKNYYLDGEDAYVMARELP; translated from the coding sequence ATGAGCACTGTTACCTCGTATAGTGTTGACGAAATATTTAACCTAGCTGTTAAGAAGTTATCCATGGAAGCTCCAGGATACAGGGTTAGAAACGCGACCAGCGATGATATAACCAGGGTTATCGAGATAAACATGGTTTCACTACCAGAGCATTATCCAAGGAGCTTTTTCGAGGAATTATATGAGGAATATGGGAAGGCCTTCTACGTTGCTGAGGCACCTAATGGTGAAGTAGTTGGTTATATTATGACGCGTGTAGAGTGGAAACCCGGCTTCTTCCATAGGTTTATCGCTAGAAGTGGACACGTTGTAAGTATAGCTGTTCTCAAGGAGCACCGGGGTAGAAGCCTCGGGTATGCTTTAATGGCTTACGCTATGAAGTCCATGTATTATGATTACAAGTGTAACGAGACATATCTGGAGGTAAGGGTATCAAATAACCCAGCTATCTCACTATATGAGAAACTAGGGTATAGAAAGGTTAAGGTGGAGAAAAACTATTACCTAGACGGCGAGGACGCGTATGTGATGGCTAGAGAGCTACCCTAG
- the asnS gene encoding asparagine--tRNA ligase: MEYKSIAEIMSNDKIGSHVCIRGWIYRRSVVGGKAFIRVRDSSGVIQVVVDSARLGEALVDELKDIGLEASVVACGTVRREERAPGGYELDVDFFKIIGYSRDFPIKGGEGIEYLLDNRHLWVRSPRFTKIFRIKHTILQAGREYFTRNGWWEVNPPILTASACEGGATLFPVEYFESKAYLSQSAQLYLEALIYVLEKVWSLTPSFRAEKSRTRRHLAEYWHLEPEAAWYSMDDMMKVAEELVSHIVTRVLEERRSELVDLGRDIEKLKPAMETPYPRIRYDEAIEILQKKGVNVKWGDDLGADEERILTMEFEKPFFVTHFPRQIKSFYMKVDPSNPNVVLGFDLLASEGYGEIIGGGEREDRYDVLYQKIIEQGLNPEDYKWYLDLRKYGSVPHSGFGLGVERVTMWITGLDHIRDTLPFPRFRGRIYP, translated from the coding sequence ATGGAGTATAAGAGTATCGCTGAGATAATGAGCAATGATAAAATTGGTTCACACGTCTGTATAAGGGGCTGGATATATAGGAGGAGTGTTGTAGGTGGTAAAGCATTTATCAGGGTAAGGGATTCATCCGGGGTAATACAGGTTGTAGTTGATTCAGCCAGGCTTGGAGAAGCCCTTGTAGACGAGTTAAAGGATATAGGCTTGGAGGCGAGCGTTGTTGCTTGTGGAACTGTTAGAAGGGAGGAAAGAGCACCCGGGGGATACGAGTTAGATGTCGACTTCTTTAAAATCATAGGCTATAGCCGGGACTTCCCGATAAAGGGTGGCGAAGGCATAGAATATCTCCTGGATAACAGGCATTTATGGGTAAGGAGCCCAAGGTTCACGAAGATATTTAGGATAAAGCACACGATTCTTCAAGCCGGCAGAGAATACTTCACGAGGAATGGCTGGTGGGAAGTCAACCCGCCGATATTGACTGCATCAGCCTGTGAGGGCGGTGCAACGTTATTCCCCGTTGAATACTTTGAGTCTAAGGCCTACTTGAGTCAGAGCGCGCAATTATATCTGGAGGCACTTATCTATGTTCTCGAGAAAGTATGGAGTCTAACCCCGAGTTTTAGAGCCGAGAAGTCTAGGACTAGGAGGCATCTCGCCGAGTACTGGCACCTAGAGCCTGAGGCAGCATGGTACAGCATGGATGACATGATGAAGGTCGCGGAGGAGCTGGTATCGCATATTGTGACCAGGGTACTTGAGGAAAGGAGGAGTGAGCTAGTAGACCTGGGTAGGGATATCGAGAAATTAAAGCCTGCAATGGAGACGCCCTACCCACGGATAAGGTATGATGAGGCGATAGAGATACTCCAGAAGAAAGGAGTTAATGTTAAATGGGGCGATGATCTAGGCGCGGATGAGGAGAGGATACTCACCATGGAGTTCGAGAAACCGTTCTTCGTGACACACTTCCCAAGGCAGATAAAAAGCTTCTATATGAAGGTTGATCCATCAAACCCCAATGTAGTACTCGGCTTCGACCTCTTAGCGTCTGAAGGATATGGTGAAATAATTGGTGGAGGCGAGCGTGAGGACAGGTATGATGTATTATACCAGAAGATCATAGAGCAAGGATTGAACCCAGAGGACTATAAATGGTACCTGGATTTAAGGAAGTATGGAAGTGTGCCTCACAGCGGATTCGGATTAGGGGTAGAAAGAGTTACGATGTGGATTACTGGGCTGGATCACATAAGGGATACACTACCGTTCCCCAGGTTCAGGGGAAGAATCTACCCGTAG
- a CDS encoding endonuclease III domain-containing protein: MDTRIGDEVLNRLRKEYKLDADEFVVSERCIQSNRLFEIITAVILSQNTSDRNACRALQKLRELTGGVITPETVLLLPVDKLEDALRPAGMYRNRSRVIRELASVFNQGGFQERLISEVSRSSVEEARRLLMELPGVGWKTADVVLLRYFRKPVFPVDTHITRITMRMGFTGSKSYKHISRFWMDNTSPGNYLDLHLYLITHGRRTCRARKPLCNKCVLRDMCKYGVDTVDDKR, from the coding sequence TTGGATACTAGGATCGGGGATGAGGTGCTGAATAGGTTAAGGAAGGAGTATAAGCTGGATGCGGATGAATTCGTGGTATCTGAGAGATGTATTCAAAGCAACCGGTTGTTTGAGATAATCACGGCTGTGATTCTAAGCCAGAACACTAGCGATAGAAATGCATGCAGGGCGTTGCAGAAGCTCAGGGAGTTAACCGGTGGAGTCATCACGCCTGAGACAGTGCTTTTGCTACCGGTTGATAAACTAGAGGACGCCTTGAGACCAGCAGGTATGTATAGGAATAGGTCTAGGGTGATCAGGGAGCTCGCCTCCGTGTTTAACCAGGGTGGCTTCCAGGAGAGATTAATCAGCGAGGTGAGTAGGAGTAGTGTAGAGGAGGCACGGAGACTACTCATGGAGCTACCTGGTGTCGGCTGGAAAACAGCGGATGTCGTGTTATTAAGGTATTTCAGAAAACCCGTGTTCCCAGTTGACACGCATATAACCAGGATAACAATGCGGATGGGTTTCACCGGGTCAAAGAGCTATAAGCATATATCGCGGTTCTGGATGGATAATACATCCCCCGGGAACTACCTGGATCTACACTTGTATCTTATAACACATGGTAGGAGAACATGCAGGGCGCGGAAACCCCTTTGCAATAAATGCGTCTTGAGAGACATGTGCAAGTATGGGGTTGACACTGTCGATGACAAGAGGTAG